Proteins encoded in a region of the Mesoflavibacter profundi genome:
- a CDS encoding glycosyltransferase family 2 protein, producing MNISVVIPLLNEQDSLKELHHWIANVMASNGFSYEILFIDDGSTDQSWTTICNLKQEDPNVKGIRFLKNFGKSQALHAGFAQAKGDVIITMDADLQDNPEEIPELYNMITKQNFDLVSGWKKKRFDNKLTKNLPSKLFNWAARKTSGVTLNDFNCGLKAYNKNVVKNIDVNGEMHRYIPVLAKNAGFTNIGEKVVQHQARKYGETKFGIERFINGFLDLITIWFISRFGKRPMHLFGALGVIMFIVGFGFAAYLGIDKLFFNPYGRLITQRPQFYIALTTMILGSQFFIAGFLGEIILRQKNNKTRYLIKESLNLEE from the coding sequence ATGAATATATCAGTAGTCATACCACTACTTAACGAACAAGACTCTTTAAAAGAATTACACCATTGGATTGCTAATGTTATGGCATCCAATGGTTTTTCTTATGAAATACTTTTTATAGACGATGGTAGTACAGACCAATCCTGGACTACCATTTGTAATTTAAAACAAGAAGATCCTAACGTAAAAGGTATTCGTTTTTTAAAAAACTTCGGAAAATCTCAAGCATTACACGCAGGTTTTGCGCAAGCTAAAGGTGATGTTATTATCACTATGGATGCAGATTTACAAGACAATCCAGAAGAAATTCCAGAGCTTTACAACATGATTACCAAACAAAATTTTGATCTTGTTTCTGGTTGGAAGAAAAAGAGGTTTGACAACAAACTAACTAAAAACTTACCTTCAAAACTGTTTAATTGGGCTGCACGTAAAACATCTGGTGTTACACTTAATGATTTTAATTGCGGGCTAAAAGCTTACAACAAAAATGTTGTTAAAAATATAGACGTTAACGGCGAAATGCATCGTTACATTCCTGTTTTAGCTAAAAACGCTGGATTTACTAATATTGGAGAAAAAGTAGTACAACACCAAGCCAGAAAATACGGTGAAACCAAATTTGGAATAGAACGTTTTATTAATGGTTTTCTAGATTTAATAACCATTTGGTTTATTTCTAGGTTTGGCAAAAGACCTATGCATTTATTTGGCGCTTTAGGCGTTATAATGTTTATTGTTGGTTTTGGTTTTGCTGCTTATTTAGGTATAGATAAACTGTTTTTTAATCCATACGGAAGACTAATCACACAAAGACCACAATTTTACATCGCGCTTACAACAATGATATTGGGTTCGCAATTTTTTATTGCAGGTTTTTTAGGCGAAATTATTTTACGTCAAAAAAATAACAAAACCCGATATTTAATAAAAGAATCTTTAAATTTAGAAGAATAA
- a CDS encoding phospho-sugar mutase yields MRYIEPELLKRVNTWLTPTFDKNTQDYIKNLIALEPDQLKESFYKDLEFGTGGMRGIMGIGTNRINKYTLGKNTQGLSNYLHKSFPNQDIKVAIAFDCRHNSKTLAKVVADVFSANGIKVFLFEDLRPTPELSFTLKHLNCHCGIVLTASHNPPEYNGYKVYWQDGGQLVPPQDAEIIEEINNLEYSEINFEANEANINYIGQDVDDVFINASVKNGSFNTSQDAKDNFNIVFTSLHGTSITTIPETLKRAGYKNVHIVEEQREPNGDFPTVASPNPEEPAALKMALDLAEKVNADIVIGTDPDSDRLGIAVRDLDNKMTLLNGNQTMVLMTDFLLKQWKNNNKINGNQFIGSTIVSTPMMSVLGNAYNVECKVGLTGFKWIAKMIKDFPNLDFIGGGEESFGFMVGDFVRDKDAVTSTLLAIEIATQAKANGSSFYQELINLYAEHGFYKERLISMTKKGIEGAQEIKQMMIDARENPLTEVNGSKVVRVEDYQLSIAKNLTNNTTETLEIPKSNVLIYYTEDGSKIALRPSGTEPKIKFYISVNTSLDNVSDFLTTEQKLESKIDAIIKDMQLN; encoded by the coding sequence ATGAGATACATTGAACCAGAATTATTAAAACGTGTTAACACTTGGCTTACACCAACATTTGATAAAAACACACAAGATTACATTAAAAATCTAATTGCATTAGAACCAGATCAATTAAAAGAAAGTTTCTATAAAGATTTAGAATTTGGTACTGGTGGAATGCGTGGTATTATGGGTATTGGCACAAATCGTATCAATAAATATACACTAGGAAAAAACACACAAGGTTTAAGTAACTATCTACATAAAAGTTTTCCTAATCAAGATATAAAAGTTGCTATAGCTTTTGATTGTAGACATAACAGTAAAACTTTAGCTAAAGTAGTTGCAGATGTATTTTCGGCTAACGGAATTAAAGTCTTTTTATTTGAAGACTTGCGTCCTACGCCTGAGCTTTCTTTCACTTTAAAACATCTAAATTGTCACTGTGGAATAGTTCTTACCGCTTCACACAATCCGCCAGAATACAACGGTTATAAAGTGTACTGGCAAGATGGCGGACAATTAGTTCCGCCTCAAGATGCCGAAATTATTGAAGAAATAAACAACTTAGAATATTCCGAAATTAATTTTGAAGCTAACGAAGCTAATATTAATTATATAGGACAAGACGTAGATGATGTATTTATAAACGCATCTGTTAAAAACGGAAGTTTTAACACTAGCCAAGACGCTAAAGACAACTTTAATATTGTATTTACGTCTTTACACGGTACATCAATCACCACAATTCCAGAAACTTTAAAACGTGCTGGTTATAAAAATGTACATATAGTTGAAGAGCAACGCGAACCAAATGGCGATTTCCCAACGGTTGCTTCACCAAACCCAGAAGAACCTGCTGCCTTAAAAATGGCACTAGATTTAGCTGAAAAAGTTAATGCAGATATCGTGATTGGTACAGATCCAGATAGTGATAGATTAGGTATTGCTGTTAGAGATCTTGATAATAAAATGACGCTTTTAAACGGAAATCAAACCATGGTTTTAATGACAGATTTTCTTTTAAAGCAATGGAAAAACAACAATAAAATTAATGGCAATCAATTTATAGGTAGCACTATAGTATCTACACCAATGATGTCTGTTTTAGGTAACGCATATAATGTAGAATGCAAAGTTGGCTTAACCGGTTTTAAATGGATTGCTAAGATGATTAAAGACTTTCCTAATCTTGATTTTATTGGTGGCGGAGAAGAAAGTTTTGGGTTTATGGTTGGCGATTTTGTTCGTGATAAAGATGCTGTAACTTCTACCCTTTTGGCTATAGAAATTGCTACACAAGCCAAAGCAAACGGTAGTAGTTTTTACCAAGAATTAATTAATCTTTATGCAGAACATGGTTTTTATAAAGAACGACTAATATCAATGACTAAAAAAGGTATTGAAGGCGCGCAAGAAATTAAACAAATGATGATTGATGCTAGAGAAAACCCTTTAACAGAAGTTAATGGTTCTAAAGTTGTACGTGTAGAAGACTATCAGCTTTCAATCGCTAAAAATTTAACTAATAACACTACAGAAACACTAGAAATACCAAAATCAAACGTTCTAATTTACTACACAGAAGATGGTAGTAAAATTGCGTTAAGACCAAGTGGTACAGAGCCTAAAATAAAGTTTTACATTAGTGTAAATACAAGCCTAGACAATGTGTCAGACTTCTTAACTACGGAACAAAAATTGGAAAGCAAGATAGACGCAATCATTAAAGATATGCAGCTTAATTAG
- a CDS encoding ABC transporter ATP-binding protein yields the protein MEQSIKKIIPYAKAYKKNIISNIIFNILFALFSSLSFVALIPMMQVLFDETKKDVKKPVYTSILEITSYGKDLLYYYISEITKQNGAQFALLLVIAIVIITFLLKNLFNYLAAYNLTFFKNGVLKDLRIKMFDKILSLPISYYSEKRKGDVMARMLGDIGELQNSFFLIFELIVREPLTIIFTIAIMLKISLKLTLFVFIFIPISGFIISKIGKSLKSKSTRAQKESGYFISLVEESLSGLKVIQSYNAQSKIKSTFYDSINRIFKLRVAIGNKNNLASPLSEFLGILTIGALLWYGGKMVLIDKLPNGQPVLLASEFLAYMGLAYNILTPAKAISKASYAVKNGLAAADRVFELIDQEDHFYKATNPLKLETLNSGIKIKDIDFSYNDKDLVLKNFNLDVPKGHTVALVGQSGSGKSTIANLLTRFYDINKGEITLDNINIKEIDLKSLRQLIGLVTQDSILFNDSIKNNILLGKSNATDEEVINALKIANAWEFVSQLPNGIETNVGDAGNKLSGGQKQRLSIARAVLKNPPIMILDEATSALDTESERLVQDALENMMKNRTSIVIAHRLSTIQNADQIIVMQKGEIIEQGTHLELLSKNGMYKKLVDMQSFE from the coding sequence ATGGAACAAAGCATAAAAAAAATTATTCCGTACGCAAAAGCCTACAAGAAGAATATCATTTCTAACATCATATTTAATATTCTATTTGCACTATTTAGTTCGCTTTCGTTTGTTGCATTAATACCAATGATGCAAGTTTTATTTGACGAAACTAAAAAAGATGTAAAAAAACCTGTCTATACTTCAATTTTAGAGATTACGTCTTATGGTAAAGATTTACTGTATTATTATATTTCTGAAATTACAAAACAAAACGGCGCTCAATTTGCACTATTACTTGTAATTGCGATAGTTATCATTACTTTTTTACTAAAAAACCTGTTTAACTATTTAGCAGCTTACAATTTAACCTTTTTTAAAAATGGCGTATTAAAGGATTTAAGAATAAAAATGTTTGATAAAATTCTATCCTTACCTATTTCATATTATTCTGAAAAAAGAAAAGGTGACGTAATGGCTAGAATGCTAGGAGATATTGGAGAATTACAAAACTCTTTCTTTTTAATTTTTGAGTTAATCGTAAGAGAACCATTAACAATTATCTTTACCATTGCTATCATGTTAAAGATAAGTCTTAAACTAACGCTTTTTGTATTTATTTTTATTCCAATTTCTGGGTTTATCATTTCTAAAATAGGTAAAAGCTTAAAATCAAAATCAACAAGAGCTCAAAAAGAGTCTGGTTATTTTATTTCTTTGGTTGAAGAAAGTTTAAGTGGTTTAAAAGTGATCCAAAGTTATAATGCACAATCAAAAATTAAATCTACTTTTTATGATTCTATTAATAGAATTTTCAAACTAAGAGTAGCTATTGGAAATAAAAATAACTTAGCTTCACCATTAAGCGAATTTTTAGGCATATTAACCATTGGTGCACTTTTATGGTATGGAGGAAAAATGGTGTTAATAGACAAGTTACCTAATGGTCAACCTGTGTTACTTGCATCAGAGTTTTTAGCCTACATGGGATTAGCTTATAATATTTTAACACCTGCAAAAGCTATATCTAAAGCATCTTATGCTGTTAAAAATGGTTTGGCTGCTGCAGATAGAGTGTTTGAGCTGATTGATCAAGAAGATCATTTTTACAAAGCAACTAATCCTCTAAAATTAGAAACATTAAACTCTGGAATCAAGATTAAGGATATAGACTTTTCTTATAACGATAAAGATTTGGTGTTAAAAAATTTCAACTTAGATGTACCAAAAGGTCATACAGTTGCTTTAGTTGGTCAATCTGGAAGCGGTAAAAGTACTATTGCTAATTTACTAACAAGATTTTACGATATTAATAAAGGTGAAATAACTTTAGATAATATTAATATTAAAGAAATAGATTTAAAATCTTTAAGACAATTAATTGGGTTAGTAACTCAAGATTCAATTTTATTTAATGACTCCATAAAAAACAACATACTATTAGGTAAATCCAATGCTACAGATGAAGAAGTGATTAATGCGCTTAAAATAGCAAATGCTTGGGAATTTGTTAGCCAACTACCTAATGGCATAGAAACTAATGTTGGTGATGCAGGTAATAAATTATCTGGAGGACAAAAACAACGTTTAAGTATTGCAAGAGCTGTTCTTAAAAATCCGCCAATTATGATTCTTGACGAAGCAACATCTGCTCTGGATACAGAAAGTGAAAGATTAGTACAAGACGCATTAGAAAATATGATGAAAAACAGAACGTCTATTGTCATAGCGCATAGATTATCTACTATACAAAATGCAGATCAAATTATCGTAATGCAAAAAGGTGAAATTATAGAACAAGGTACACATCTAGAACTATTATCCAAAAACGGTATGTATAAAAAGCTAGTAGATATGCAAAGCTTTGAATAA
- a CDS encoding RNA polymerase sigma factor — translation MTNKETLLLSKLQKPNLKNEGFKELISLYKERLYWHIRHIVKSHEDADDVLQNTFIKVFKNIDKFKGESQLYSWLYRIATNESLTHLKQIAKRQQITSEEANNNALRSLESDVYFEGDTIQIKLQKAIATLPEKQQLVFNMKYFQDLKYSQISNILDTSEGALKASYHLAVKKIEAYLTKD, via the coding sequence ATGACAAACAAAGAGACTTTACTGTTATCAAAATTGCAAAAACCCAATTTAAAAAACGAAGGGTTTAAAGAGCTAATATCACTTTATAAAGAGCGATTATATTGGCACATTAGACATATAGTAAAATCTCATGAAGATGCAGATGATGTATTGCAAAATACATTTATAAAAGTATTTAAAAACATAGATAAATTTAAAGGTGAAAGTCAGCTATATTCTTGGTTATATCGTATAGCTACAAATGAATCTTTAACACATTTAAAACAAATTGCAAAACGACAACAAATAACTAGTGAAGAGGCAAATAATAATGCCCTTAGAAGCTTAGAAAGTGATGTGTATTTTGAAGGAGACACTATTCAAATCAAACTTCAAAAAGCAATCGCTACATTACCAGAAAAACAACAACTGGTTTTTAACATGAAATACTTTCAAGACCTTAAATACAGCCAAATATCAAACATATTAGATACTAGCGAAGGTGCATTAAAAGCATCCTATCACTTAGCAGTAAAAAAAATAGAAGCTTATTTAACTAAAGATTAA
- a CDS encoding sensor of ECF-type sigma factor produces MKTSIILFFSILFSITSIAQDKREKLKALKVAHITEQLNLTTKEAENFWPIYNAHEDEKHKIYESSLAKRKEINIEKLSEKEAESLLKEMQDFEEAKLKSEKNLVDKLSKIISYKKIVKLMHAERTFKRKIIEEYRGRHREMRKN; encoded by the coding sequence ATGAAAACATCAATCATATTATTTTTTTCAATCTTGTTTTCAATCACAAGTATAGCACAAGACAAAAGAGAAAAACTTAAAGCATTAAAAGTAGCTCACATCACAGAGCAATTAAATTTAACCACTAAAGAAGCTGAAAATTTTTGGCCAATTTACAATGCTCACGAAGACGAAAAACATAAAATCTACGAATCGTCTTTAGCAAAAAGAAAAGAGATTAACATCGAAAAATTATCTGAAAAAGAAGCAGAATCTTTACTTAAAGAAATGCAAGACTTTGAAGAAGCCAAATTAAAAAGTGAAAAAAACTTAGTAGATAAGCTTTCTAAAATTATTAGCTATAAAAAAATAGTAAAATTAATGCATGCCGAGCGTACGTTTAAGCGTAAAATCATTGAAGAATATAGAGGCAGACATCGTGAAATGCGAAAAAATTAA
- a CDS encoding WD40/YVTN/BNR-like repeat-containing protein, whose translation MMKLSLQFIIAFISLLIIFNCKSLKDESPIEKEVENFTSVEIETLIEDTTLNVRALEYFDTNKSFGFLTSTGNFGAILTRDNDYDNNEINKVVYPTFVDSTNSKLNFRSLALVNNFGFALSIGNPALLYRIDSEGEIDLVYQENHPKSFYDSMEFWNDKEGIAIGDPTDDCMSVIITRDGGNTWSKLPCEELPKANEGEAAFAASDTNIAIVGDKTWVATGGKSSRILFSADKGKTWNVFETPIIQGKETTGMYSLDFYDENHGFAIGGDYTDADANQKNKIVTNNGGKTWEVVADGRGPGYRSCVQYVPNSSAQQLVAIGFKGIDYSADAGQTWKHLSDEGFYALRFLNDSTAYAAGNGRISKLSFK comes from the coding sequence ATGATGAAATTATCCCTTCAGTTTATTATAGCCTTCATATCACTGCTAATTATCTTTAATTGTAAATCTTTAAAAGATGAAAGTCCTATTGAAAAGGAAGTTGAAAATTTTACATCTGTTGAAATTGAAACTTTAATTGAAGATACTACTTTAAATGTGAGAGCTTTAGAATATTTCGATACTAATAAATCCTTTGGTTTTTTGACTTCAACAGGTAATTTTGGAGCAATACTAACAAGAGATAATGATTATGATAATAATGAAATTAATAAAGTAGTGTATCCAACTTTTGTAGACAGTACTAATTCAAAATTAAATTTTAGATCTTTAGCTTTAGTAAATAATTTTGGTTTTGCATTAAGTATTGGTAATCCAGCTTTGCTATATCGAATAGATTCTGAAGGAGAAATAGATTTGGTCTATCAAGAAAATCATCCAAAATCTTTTTACGATTCTATGGAGTTTTGGAATGACAAAGAAGGTATCGCCATTGGTGATCCAACTGATGATTGCATGAGTGTAATTATTACAAGAGATGGCGGAAATACCTGGTCTAAATTACCCTGTGAAGAATTACCAAAAGCCAATGAAGGCGAAGCTGCATTTGCTGCAAGTGATACAAACATTGCTATAGTAGGCGATAAGACTTGGGTAGCAACAGGAGGAAAGTCTAGCCGAATTTTATTTTCGGCTGATAAAGGAAAAACTTGGAACGTTTTTGAAACGCCAATTATACAGGGAAAAGAAACTACTGGAATGTATAGCTTGGATTTTTATGATGAAAATCATGGTTTTGCAATTGGTGGCGATTATACAGATGCAGATGCTAATCAAAAGAATAAAATTGTGACTAATAATGGCGGAAAAACATGGGAAGTTGTTGCAGATGGAAGAGGACCAGGTTACCGTAGTTGTGTACAATATGTGCCAAACAGTAGTGCACAACAATTAGTTGCGATAGGTTTTAAAGGTATAGATTACAGTGCAGATGCAGGACAAACTTGGAAACATCTTAGCGATGAAGGTTTTTACGCACTAAGATTTTTAAACGATAGTACTGCTTATGCTGCAGGAAACGGACGCATAAGTAAATTGAGTTTTAAATAA
- a CDS encoding RsmB/NOP family class I SAM-dependent RNA methyltransferase: MRLHRNLCFATVDGLLQIFNEGQYADKVVQQLLKRDKRWGSRDRAFVAETTYDIVRWKRLYAEIANVKEPFSRDDIWRMFAVWATLKGIKLPDWKYFENTPTRKIKGRFDELSKIRKIKESIPDWIDNIALKELGEAKWTKEIQALNEQADVILRVNTLKTTKEDLQNILHDNDIETEYIKGYPHALKLKERANVFTTQAFKDGLFEVQDASSQLVADFLQVEPGMRVVDTCAGAGGKTLHLASLMENKGQIIALDIYANKLKELKRRAKRNGAHNVEPRHIDSTKVIKKLYDKADRVLIDAPCSGLGVLRRNPDAKWKLEPEFLERIKKTQSEILNSYSKMVKSGGQLVYATCSILPSENEEQVKKFLASDHGKEFSFVKEEKILSHQSGFDGFYMALLKRN, translated from the coding sequence ATGCGCTTACACAGAAACTTATGTTTTGCTACCGTAGATGGTTTACTTCAAATTTTTAACGAAGGACAATACGCAGACAAAGTAGTACAACAACTTTTAAAAAGAGACAAACGTTGGGGAAGTCGTGATCGTGCTTTTGTAGCCGAAACCACTTACGACATCGTACGTTGGAAGCGTTTATATGCCGAAATTGCTAACGTAAAAGAACCTTTTAGCAGAGATGATATCTGGCGTATGTTTGCAGTTTGGGCAACTTTAAAAGGTATTAAATTACCCGATTGGAAGTATTTTGAAAACACGCCAACTCGAAAAATTAAAGGTCGTTTTGACGAGCTTTCTAAAATTAGAAAAATTAAAGAGTCTATTCCAGATTGGATAGATAACATTGCTTTAAAAGAACTTGGAGAAGCCAAATGGACTAAAGAAATCCAAGCCTTAAACGAGCAAGCAGATGTTATTTTAAGAGTAAACACCTTAAAAACAACAAAAGAAGACCTTCAAAATATACTACACGATAATGACATTGAAACCGAGTATATTAAAGGTTATCCTCATGCGTTAAAATTAAAAGAACGCGCTAATGTATTTACAACACAAGCCTTTAAAGATGGATTGTTTGAAGTACAAGACGCATCGTCACAATTAGTGGCAGACTTTTTGCAAGTAGAACCTGGTATGCGTGTAGTAGATACTTGTGCTGGTGCTGGCGGTAAAACGTTACACCTTGCTTCTTTAATGGAAAATAAAGGGCAAATCATAGCTTTAGATATTTACGCAAATAAGCTAAAAGAATTAAAGCGTCGCGCAAAACGTAATGGTGCGCATAATGTAGAACCAAGACATATAGACTCTACAAAAGTGATTAAAAAATTATATGATAAAGCCGATAGAGTTTTAATTGATGCGCCTTGTTCTGGATTAGGTGTTTTAAGAAGAAATCCTGATGCAAAATGGAAGTTAGAACCTGAATTTTTAGAACGTATTAAAAAAACACAATCAGAAATTCTAAATTCATATTCTAAAATGGTAAAATCTGGAGGACAATTAGTTTATGCTACTTGTTCTATTTTACCTTCTGAAAATGAAGAACAAGTTAAAAAATTCTTAGCATCAGATCACGGAAAAGAGTTTAGTTTTGTAAAAGAAGAAAAAATTCTATCGCATCAATCAGGATTTGATGGATTTTATATGGCTTTATTAAAAAGAAACTAA
- a CDS encoding endonuclease has product MKKNYPILLLLFLSSYVLNAQQAYYNDVNLNLTGLALRDELATKTINMHTNFLSYANVWEACRATDEDPNNANNVLLLYGWEDGSDGNITNDLSRNKNSNGGNVGDWNREHTYPKSLGNPDLGTSGPGSDAHHLRPTDVQRNNSRGSQLFADGSGNSSNVTGGWYPGDASLGGTDWRGDVARMMMYMYLRYGSQCLPSNVAVGTTNSVDSNMINLLLEWNAADPVSAIEVARNDYHENTSNSFAQGNRNPFIDEPYLATLIWGGTPAEDIWGIYTSNDTTPPSNPTNLVASNATSSSIDLSWTAATDDTGVVSYDIYIDGTFAENTASAATTYTVNGLSSNTNYCFTIYALDGAGNISTVSNQDCLTTLAGPPTGSDCLSEDFENIPSNQGSYATRTWTGNDGVTDGWTATDARTDQTLNGRAICVRTGSLTSPSISGGIGSLTVTTQLTFSGSAGTLDLYVNGVLEDVIPYSGDNTSSTTTVISDINVDGNVVVELRNSTSNRIRIDDLSWTCYSTLGTDTFQKEDEIKIYPNPVKGKTLNIAVNTNTTFEVYDLLGKKILNGSVTKTNSAINIEALKSGIYIIKLNSLKGNTTKKLIRN; this is encoded by the coding sequence ATGAAAAAAAATTACCCGATTTTACTACTGCTTTTTTTAAGTAGTTATGTTTTAAATGCTCAACAAGCTTATTATAACGATGTTAATTTAAATTTAACAGGTTTAGCTTTAAGAGACGAGCTTGCTACAAAAACAATTAACATGCATACCAACTTCTTAAGTTATGCTAATGTTTGGGAAGCATGTAGAGCTACAGACGAAGATCCTAATAACGCAAATAATGTACTTTTACTGTATGGTTGGGAAGATGGTTCTGACGGAAATATTACCAACGATTTATCTAGGAATAAGAATAGTAATGGTGGTAATGTAGGTGATTGGAACAGAGAACATACCTATCCAAAGTCTTTAGGTAATCCAGATCTTGGTACTTCTGGACCAGGTTCAGATGCGCATCATTTAAGACCAACAGATGTACAAAGAAACAACTCTAGAGGAAGTCAATTATTTGCAGATGGAAGTGGTAATTCAAGTAACGTTACTGGCGGTTGGTATCCAGGAGACGCATCTTTAGGTGGTACAGATTGGCGTGGTGATGTCGCTAGAATGATGATGTATATGTATTTAAGATATGGTAGCCAATGTTTACCATCTAATGTAGCTGTAGGAACAACTAACAGTGTAGATTCTAATATGATTAATTTATTATTAGAGTGGAATGCTGCAGATCCTGTTTCTGCAATAGAAGTAGCTAGAAATGATTATCACGAAAATACATCTAACAGTTTTGCACAAGGAAACAGAAATCCTTTTATAGACGAGCCATATCTAGCAACTTTAATTTGGGGAGGAACTCCAGCAGAAGACATTTGGGGTATATATACAAGTAATGATACTACGCCACCATCTAACCCAACTAATTTAGTAGCTTCTAATGCAACTTCATCTTCAATAGATTTAAGTTGGACAGCTGCTACAGACGATACAGGTGTAGTTTCTTATGATATTTACATAGATGGTACATTTGCTGAAAATACAGCATCCGCAGCTACTACTTACACTGTAAATGGATTAAGCAGTAACACAAATTATTGTTTTACAATTTATGCTTTAGATGGCGCAGGAAATATATCTACTGTAAGTAATCAAGATTGTTTAACAACGCTTGCTGGTCCACCAACTGGTAGTGATTGTTTATCTGAAGATTTTGAAAATATACCAAGCAACCAAGGTTCTTACGCTACAAGAACATGGACAGGTAACGATGGTGTTACAGATGGATGGACAGCAACAGATGCAAGAACAGACCAAACTTTAAATGGAAGAGCTATTTGTGTAAGAACAGGTAGTTTAACGTCTCCTTCAATTAGTGGCGGAATTGGTTCTTTAACTGTGACTACTCAATTAACATTTAGTGGTAGTGCAGGTACACTTGATCTTTATGTAAATGGTGTTTTAGAAGATGTTATTCCATATAGTGGTGACAACACAAGCTCTACAACTACTGTAATAAGTGATATTAATGTAGATGGGAATGTTGTGGTAGAACTTCGTAATTCAACTTCTAATAGAATTAGAATAGACGATTTAAGTTGGACATGTTATTCTACTTTAGGAACAGACACGTTTCAAAAAGAAGATGAAATAAAAATATACCCAAATCCAGTAAAAGGAAAAACTTTAAATATCGCTGTAAATACAAATACAACTTTTGAAGTTTATGATTTATTAGGTAAAAAAATATTAAATGGTAGTGTTACAAAAACTAATTCTGCTATAAATATCGAAGCTTTAAAAAGCGGAATTTACATCATTAAATTAAATTCCTTAAAAGGAAATACAACTAAAAAATTAATTAGAAACTAA